The window CACAGTTGGCTTCAATAATACCTTCAAATATGTCAAATGTACCAGCAGGTGCCAGCAGTTCAATTGTTTGATGGTTGATATGTCTACTCATGTTATTCACCTCGTTTTAGAGCTACGTTTTATCATGATAAAAATGAACGCAAAAAAAAGCGCCCTTTCATCTATCTTAACAAGACGCAGTATGAAATGCAATGGCATTTATCATTTGTTCATTTTATTAAATCACATTTTTCTTCAATGAAAGTATATGTGGAGAGATAGAAATGTTTTGATATAGAGCTAGATACTGGGCTGTATTCAATTCAGTCAAATAATTCTTTGTAAAGTTTTTTGTCGTTATACCATGATTTAATACAAAATCCACTGCTTTATTATAAGCGATAGCAGCTTCTGTATCGGATGTATAGGTACCTATTTTATAGTAGCCTCTTAGATTAATTTTAGCGATATAGGCTGGGCGGGCATTTTTTTCAATTTTTTCAACACCATAATAGGGGTTAACCACATGGATATTGTGATAACGAAAATTGGAGGCGTCACCGTCTTTAAAGTAATAATCTTTACCCTTTACGGCAAAGTTTTTTATACCATATCGGGATAGAATATTGACTTGCATGCCATAATCATTTACAAATAAGTACCCGTTTTTTCTAAAAATCTTATGATGCGAATAATAAAAGAGGTCGTCCACGTCAAAAATTAGCTCCGTTGTTTGATTGAGATAGTAGGAAAAATAATATTTATGAAGGTAGATAGGATTTTTAATATAGTGACCGTTATCCCGATAGTTAATGAGAATCACCCATTTTTCAAAAGACAGTAAAGAATCAAGTCCATACGAAGGGATTGGCATGGAACCATTAAGTAAGTCATAAGCTTCTTGATAAGCATCATGTGCCACAGTTTCCGTATCATAACTGCCTAAGCTTATATGTTTAGATTTATAGGTGATGGATGCACGATAATAAATTGTCCCATTTTTTTTAGTTGCTTGATAGACACCTTTTAATAAAGTCATATGTAAATTCCTTTCTACATATTACGCTTCAGCGTAATGGATAGATTAAGCTGCTACCCCTAAATAAAAAAAATTGAGGTTTGATGTATAAGACGAATAAGAATGGGTCATACTATAAATGCTAAGGTCTTGATCACGCGAAATGAGACATAGCATGTGTCAACTGGTTATTATAATGGTTATCATCCTATATATCGGATGAACAAACTGATGACCTTAGGTCTAATGGATGAAGAAAAATAGTAAAAAATAATAAATATACCAAAATTATACATATAATAGTTTACAAAATTGAATTTAGTTGATTTAGACAAAAATAAGGTTATGACAACAATAGTGTACAAAAATAAAAAACTTTATGCTCTATTTAAAGCAAAAAAACACAAAACAAATAATTGAATATTTTGAAACAAAGTAAATACTACCAAAATAATATGGAATTAGTTGACACGTTCTGTAAGTTTTACTATAATCGCTATGACAAGCAATCGTTAAGAAAATGTTACGCAAAGATTAACAGCTTGTTAATAAAATCAGTTTCACAGGTAGAAAGAGCACACACAAATGATAAGTGGAATTGATACAATTAAAAAGGAGATAAATTATGTTTAAAGTAAAGAATCTTCTAAAGGACTTATTTTTATCTCTAAAGCATATATCCAAGAAAGCTTATACAAGTGGTTTGATTATTGTAACAGGCTGCATGGTATTAGCAATCGTGTATATGGGTGTTAACGGATTTGCAGGTACAGAAGCAAATGCGGTAGCGGCTTTAGGTAGAAATGTAGAAGAAGAAACAGCTGTTTCTGATAGCAAGTCCGTGGAAGAAGAGGATGGCATTGCTGAATTGGAGCTAGAAATTAGTCGGTATAAAGCATACAAGGCAGAAGCTAATCAGCAAGCAACTAATGGGATAAAGGCAGAAGCATTAACACCTATGAAAGCGCCAGAAGAAGAGAGCGATGAACGGGTAATGCATACAGCTAGTTTTAAAGCAGAGGAACAAGCAAGTAAATTAGTAAGCCTTTCAGCTAAAGATTATGAAGCATTAACACGAATCGTTGAGGCTGAAGCAACAGATGAAGATATTAAAGGTAAAATTTTGATCGTTAATGTTGTAATGAACCGAGTTAAGAGTTCTAAGTTTCCGAATAATATCTACGATGTAATACATCAAAGGATTAAAGGTAGAGTCCAATTTTCACCTATTAGTGATGGACGTTACTACAAACTTAGTGTAACAAATAGTACCAAGAAAGCTTTAGAACAAGCTTTCAATGGTGAGGATTACTCAAAAGGTGCTTTGTATTTTATGGCGAGGTCACTTGCATCATCAAAAGCAGTGAGCTGGTTTGACAATAACTTGACGAAGGTAACACAACATGGTGCTCATGAATTTTTTAAATAACATATAGATGATATAATGAAGCAATCGCTCTGACGAAGGGTGATTGCTTTTTTTCAATTTTTTTATAAAGAACAAATGTCTTTATAGGGTGGATTGATCATGTAGAAACTATGCATGCAATACCATCTCACCTGAGTAATAATCTCATGATTATCCTATTCAACCACATTGTGAAAATAAAAATGGTCTACTACGCATCATATTTCAGTAGAATATCGAAATAAAATGTCTTTGTATTGGATACATATGGCTTATGGTGAGATACAAAAATGTTCTATTCACTATTGTGCTAAAGCGAATAGTGTGATATAATCTTGAAAAAATCATAAAAGGAATGAAAGCGTATGGGATTGATGTATCGAAGTACACGAGGTGGCGAGAGCAATGTTCCTGCTTCCATGGCTATCATCAAAGGTTTGGCATGTGATGGAGGTTTATTTGTACCACATAAGATTCCTAAGATGAATAAGTCATTAGAAGACCTTTCTGGTCTTACATATAAAGAACTGGCCTATGAAGTGATGTCTTTATTTTTTACTGATTTTACAAAAGATGAGTTAACATATTGCATCGAACATGCTTATGATAAGAAATTTGACACAGATGCTATTGCACCCTTAGTCAAAAAAGGGGATGCTTATTATTTAGAACTATTTCATGGGGCAACCATAGCCTTTAAGGATATGGCATTATCCATCTTGCCTTATTTAATGAAAGTATCAGCTAAAAAACAACAGATCGATAATGACATTGTTATTTTAACGGCTACGTCAGGCGATACGGGTAAAGCAGCTTTAGCAGGCTTTGCAGATGTAGAGGGTATCAAGATTATTGTATTCTATCCAAAAGACGGTGTAAGCCCTATACAGAAGCACCAGATGGTAACACAAAAAGGGGACAACACCTATGTGGTAGGGATTGAAGGGAATTTTGATGATGCCCAGAATGGTGTAAAAGAAATATTTAGCAATGAAGCATTAGCAGAAACCATGAATCGCCAAGGTTATCAGTTTTCTTCAGCTAATTCCATTAACATAGGACGATTGATTCCACAAGTGGTCTATTATTTCTATGCCTATTGCAACATGTTAAAGCATGGCGATATTACAAAGGGCGAGACCATCAATATGGTTGTACCTACAGGTAATTTTGGGAATATTTTAGCAGCTTATTACGCCAAAAATATGGGACTGCCCATTCATCAACTTATCTGCGCTTCAAATGATAATAAAGTGTTGTATGATTTTATGCAGACAGGTGTTTATAATAAGAAACGGGATTTTATTTTAACCATTTCCCCATCCATGGATATTCTCATATCCAGTAATTTGGAACGCTTACTCTATAACTTAGCAGATGGTGACCATCAGAAGATTCGTGAACTGATGACAGCTCTAAGCCAAGAAGGTGAATATATCATTTCAGATGCTATGCGGTCTGGGCTTGATGACTTCTATGGTGAATATGCATCCATGGATGAGACCTATGATGCGATTAAAGACGTCTTTCATACAACCCATTATCTCATGGACTCGCATACAGCTGTGGGCCATGCTGTTTATAAAAAGTATAAGACTGAGACAAAGGACTCTCATAAGACAGTTATTGTATCAACGGCAAGTCCTTATAAATTCACCCGTAGCGTTATGAAGGCCATTGATAAACGTCATGATCAAGAAACTGATTTTGACCTGATTCATAAGATGCATGAATTAACTGGGGTACCGATACCTAAAGCTATTCAGGAGATACTGGATGCAGAAGTAAGGCATACACGTATATGTGACAAAAATAAGATGCAAGAGACAGTGAAGGACATATTGGGCTTAAACTAAGAGGAATTTTAAAAATAGGATGAACGTATGAAGAGAACCCACTCAGGGTTCTTTTTGTTCTGCCATTTTGTAGGCAAATCAACTTTCTACATAACATGGGTTGAATAGAAAAACCGGTAATTTGGAATAAGAAAATGGGTAAACTATAGAATAATAGTAAGGACGATTACGAAACTTGTGTGTCGATTTATATAATGTAGTTGACAAATTATTAATAGTGGTATACTATTATAATGGAATGAAAAGTATAAAAGAATACATGATGATGTCATTCTAAACATCCGAATGTAGAAGAAGGGTTGGACCGTCATGAAAAAAAGCATCTATAGCTTAGTATTATTAGACGATGTAGTTGAAGCTGTGGATCAATTGGCTTATAGAAAAAATACAAATCGCTCCCAACTGATTAATGATCTATTAGCAGAAAGACTAGGCTTATTAACGCCAAGACAACAAGTCATGCATGTAATGGAACGTATATCAGACATGGTGGGAAACGAACAGATACAGGTAAAATCCAAAAATGACTACGGTAGTTTGCAATTCGGCACCTTTATTAAGTATAAATATAAGCCCAGTATCCGCTACAGTTTCGAATTTAATGTGAGCAATGAACATGAGCGTTATGCCGTGTTAAAGATTCAATCGAGATCGAAATCCGAAGAGTTGAATAAACATTTGGACCGATTTTTTAATGCCATGTGTTATATTGACC is drawn from Vallitalea pronyensis and contains these coding sequences:
- a CDS encoding cell wall hydrolase, with the protein product MFKVKNLLKDLFLSLKHISKKAYTSGLIIVTGCMVLAIVYMGVNGFAGTEANAVAALGRNVEEETAVSDSKSVEEEDGIAELELEISRYKAYKAEANQQATNGIKAEALTPMKAPEEESDERVMHTASFKAEEQASKLVSLSAKDYEALTRIVEAEATDEDIKGKILIVNVVMNRVKSSKFPNNIYDVIHQRIKGRVQFSPISDGRYYKLSVTNSTKKALEQAFNGEDYSKGALYFMARSLASSKAVSWFDNNLTKVTQHGAHEFFK
- the thrC gene encoding threonine synthase, whose amino-acid sequence is MGLMYRSTRGGESNVPASMAIIKGLACDGGLFVPHKIPKMNKSLEDLSGLTYKELAYEVMSLFFTDFTKDELTYCIEHAYDKKFDTDAIAPLVKKGDAYYLELFHGATIAFKDMALSILPYLMKVSAKKQQIDNDIVILTATSGDTGKAALAGFADVEGIKIIVFYPKDGVSPIQKHQMVTQKGDNTYVVGIEGNFDDAQNGVKEIFSNEALAETMNRQGYQFSSANSINIGRLIPQVVYYFYAYCNMLKHGDITKGETINMVVPTGNFGNILAAYYAKNMGLPIHQLICASNDNKVLYDFMQTGVYNKKRDFILTISPSMDILISSNLERLLYNLADGDHQKIRELMTALSQEGEYIISDAMRSGLDDFYGEYASMDETYDAIKDVFHTTHYLMDSHTAVGHAVYKKYKTETKDSHKTVIVSTASPYKFTRSVMKAIDKRHDQETDFDLIHKMHELTGVPIPKAIQEILDAEVRHTRICDKNKMQETVKDILGLN
- a CDS encoding ribbon-helix-helix domain-containing protein; this encodes MKKSIYSLVLLDDVVEAVDQLAYRKNTNRSQLINDLLAERLGLLTPRQQVMHVMERISDMVGNEQIQVKSKNDYGSLQFGTFIKYKYKPSIRYSFEFNVSNEHERYAVLKIQSRSKSEELNKHLDRFFNAMCYIDQKRFPEIYQREIINKTHVNSNNRFSREFLRGIPLDKVDDEAVAEYLSCYLLMMDHALNYYFGHYDHDNVFQQMDKIYCHHLGELELFIKK